The Eriocheir sinensis breed Jianghai 21 chromosome 21, ASM2467909v1, whole genome shotgun sequence genome includes a region encoding these proteins:
- the LOC127001545 gene encoding uncharacterized protein LOC127001545, which yields MASRGYVCLLVVLLAAGSVRALEDKSENKVTPLEEKDDGGRFFFSTTSTGTSSSSTSPVLTLTLGVGDILFAVLAVALCVAAGVVIAGIFFDDSVGTSGYSAPSSYESEHHHTAESSYAVLRSLEAAARKHE from the exons ATGGCTTCAAGAG GTTACGTCTGcctgctggtggtgctgctggcgGCGGGGAGCGTCAGAGCCTTGGAAGATAAGTCTGAGAACAAAGTGACGCCCCTGGAGGAAAAGGATGACGGCGGGCGGTTCTTCTTCTCCACCACGTCAACGggaacgtcctcctcctccaccagcccCGTCCTCACCCTCACCCTGGGCGTCGGGGATATCCTCTTCGCTGTGTTGGCCGTGGCCCTCTGCGTGGCGGCGGGCGTGGTCATCGCGGGCATCTTCTTCGACGACAGTGTGGGCACGTCAGGCTACAGCGCCCCCTC ATCCTACGAGAGCGAGCACCATCACACCGCTGAGAGCTCCTACGCTGTCCTACGCTCCCTGGAAGCCGCCGCCCGCAAACACGAGTAA
- the LOC127001547 gene encoding uncharacterized protein LOC127001547 translates to MALNALLNAALKAVSGADSHPHQQAEGDEGRFFITGTGNPNQSLVVGNSNLVLFGLVAGAFVIALVAAAFTGRGSGSLGYKSASPSSYESSYAVHRALEDTAKMHE, encoded by the exons ATGGCCCTCAATG CTCTACTGAACGCAGCGCTGAAGGCGGTCAGCGGCGCCGACTCGCACCCTCACCAGCAGGCGGAGGGAGACGAGGGGCGCTTCTTCATCACGGGCACGGGCAACCCCAACCAGTCGCTGGTGGTCGGCAACTCAAACTTGGTGCTCTTCGGCCTCGTGGCGGGCGCCTTCGTGATTGCTCTCGTCGCCGCCGCCTTCACCGGCCGCGGCTCGGGCTCCCTCGGCTACAAGTCAGC CTCGCCCTCAAGTTACGAGAGTTCCTACGCCGTCCACCGCGCCCTCGAAGACACCGCCAAGATGCACGAGTAG